The proteins below are encoded in one region of Equus caballus isolate H_3958 breed thoroughbred chromosome 16, TB-T2T, whole genome shotgun sequence:
- the FEZF2 gene encoding fez family zinc finger protein 2 isoform X1, which translates to MARNASPWRWGKEVNARLRGEKLRPGPVQHGSARRAMASSASLETMVPPACPRAGASPATSKTLAFSIERIMAKTSEPRAPFEPRPGALEADGGQGKKLLNLCSPLPCMIPLQPLGYEVPSKTLLSYSELWKSSLRAGGGGGGGGGGGGGGGGGGGAPVCGASGLCKTNCGVCCKAELGLAPSALPAGRVIKPQVINQAVGLPASGSLYYFNYLDSAAYPPSELLGGHLFPSGLLNAQAPAALAAHPKLFLLENAKLAGLAADKFPHPAPYTHKERLPAPLEQVLKENSALTAERGGVKGHGKLPGGSADGKPKNFTCEVCGKVFNAHYNLTRHMPVHTGARPFVCKVCGKGFRQASTLCRHKIIHTQEKPHKCNQCGKAFNRSSTLNTHIRIHAGYKPFVCEFCGKGFHQKGNYKNHKLTHSGEKQYKCTICNKAFHQVYNLTFHMHTHNDKKPFTCATCGKGFCRNFDLKKHVRKLHDSVGPAAPSTKDLSRTVQS; encoded by the exons ACTTAGAGGAGAGAAGCTGCGCCCTGGCCCAGTCCAGCACGGCTCGGCTCGGCGCGCCATGGCAAGCTCGGCTTCCCTGGAGACCATGGTGCCCCCGGCCTGTCCGCGCGCCGGAGCGTCGCCGGCCACTTCCAAGACGCTGGCCTTCTCCATCGAGCGCATCATGGCTAAGACGTCGGAGCCCCGTGCGCCCTTTGAGCCCCGGCCCGGGGCACTGGAGGCGGACGGCGGCCAGGGCAAGAAATTGCTCAACCTCTGCTCGCCGCTGCCCTGTATGATCCCCCTCCAGCCCCTAGGCTACGAGGTGCCGTCCAAGACGCTGCTCAGTTACTCCGAGCTCTGGAAAAGCAGCCTccgggcgggcggcggtggaggaggaggaggaggcggcggcggcggcggcggcggcggcgggggggcCCCGGTGTGCGGCGCCAGCGGCTTGTGTAAAACCAACTGTGGCGTGTGCTGCAAGGCCGAGCTGGGCCTGGCGCCGTCTGCGCTGCCCGCGGGCAGGGTCATCAAGCCGCAGGTCATCAACCAGGCGGTGGGGCTGCCGGCCAGTGGCTCCCTCTACTACTTCAACTACCTGGACTCTGCCGCGTATCCGCCGTCTGAGCTTCTCGGCGGCCACCTCTTCCCGTCAGGCCTCCTCAACGCACAGGCCCCCGCCGCCCTGGCTGCGCACCCCAAGCTCTTTCTGCTGGAGAACGCCAAGTTGGCCGGCCTGGCCGCGGACAAGTTCCCCCATCCGGCCCCCTACACCCATAAGGAGCGCTTGCCCGCGCCGCTGGAGCAGGTGCTAAAGGAGAACTCGGCCCTGACCGCCGAGCGGGGCGGCGTCAAGGGCCACGGCAAGCTGCCCGGGGGCTCCGCGGACGGCAAGCCCAAAAACTTCACCTGCGAGGTGTGCGGCAAG GTGTTTAACGCTCACTATAACCTCACCCGCCACATGCCGGTCCACACCGGAGCCAGACCGTTCGTGTGCAAAGTCTGCGGCAAAGGCTTCCGCCAGGCCAGCACGCTCTGCAGACACAAAATTATCCACACCCAG GAAAAGCCGCATAAATGCAACCAGTGCGGCAAAGCCTTCAACCGCAGCTCCACGCTCAACACGCACATCCGCATCCACGCGGGCTACAAGCCCTTCGTCTGCGAATTTTGCGGCAAAGGCTTTCACCAAAAAG GGAACTACAAGAACCACAAGCTGACCCACAGCGGCGAGAAGCAGTACAAATGCACCATCTGCAACAAGGCCTTCCACCAGGTCTACAACCTGACCTTCCACATGCACACCCACAACGACAAGAAGCCTTTCACGTGCGCCACTTGCGGCAAAGGGTTTTGCAGAAACTTTGACTTAAAGAAACACGTGCGCAAACTCCACGACAGCGTGGGCCCCGCAGCTCCCTCCACAAAGGACCTGTCTCGGACAGTGCAGAGCTGA
- the FEZF2 gene encoding fez family zinc finger protein 2 isoform X2: protein MASSASLETMVPPACPRAGASPATSKTLAFSIERIMAKTSEPRAPFEPRPGALEADGGQGKKLLNLCSPLPCMIPLQPLGYEVPSKTLLSYSELWKSSLRAGGGGGGGGGGGGGGGGGGGAPVCGASGLCKTNCGVCCKAELGLAPSALPAGRVIKPQVINQAVGLPASGSLYYFNYLDSAAYPPSELLGGHLFPSGLLNAQAPAALAAHPKLFLLENAKLAGLAADKFPHPAPYTHKERLPAPLEQVLKENSALTAERGGVKGHGKLPGGSADGKPKNFTCEVCGKVFNAHYNLTRHMPVHTGARPFVCKVCGKGFRQASTLCRHKIIHTQEKPHKCNQCGKAFNRSSTLNTHIRIHAGYKPFVCEFCGKGFHQKGNYKNHKLTHSGEKQYKCTICNKAFHQVYNLTFHMHTHNDKKPFTCATCGKGFCRNFDLKKHVRKLHDSVGPAAPSTKDLSRTVQS, encoded by the exons ATGGCAAGCTCGGCTTCCCTGGAGACCATGGTGCCCCCGGCCTGTCCGCGCGCCGGAGCGTCGCCGGCCACTTCCAAGACGCTGGCCTTCTCCATCGAGCGCATCATGGCTAAGACGTCGGAGCCCCGTGCGCCCTTTGAGCCCCGGCCCGGGGCACTGGAGGCGGACGGCGGCCAGGGCAAGAAATTGCTCAACCTCTGCTCGCCGCTGCCCTGTATGATCCCCCTCCAGCCCCTAGGCTACGAGGTGCCGTCCAAGACGCTGCTCAGTTACTCCGAGCTCTGGAAAAGCAGCCTccgggcgggcggcggtggaggaggaggaggaggcggcggcggcggcggcggcggcggcgggggggcCCCGGTGTGCGGCGCCAGCGGCTTGTGTAAAACCAACTGTGGCGTGTGCTGCAAGGCCGAGCTGGGCCTGGCGCCGTCTGCGCTGCCCGCGGGCAGGGTCATCAAGCCGCAGGTCATCAACCAGGCGGTGGGGCTGCCGGCCAGTGGCTCCCTCTACTACTTCAACTACCTGGACTCTGCCGCGTATCCGCCGTCTGAGCTTCTCGGCGGCCACCTCTTCCCGTCAGGCCTCCTCAACGCACAGGCCCCCGCCGCCCTGGCTGCGCACCCCAAGCTCTTTCTGCTGGAGAACGCCAAGTTGGCCGGCCTGGCCGCGGACAAGTTCCCCCATCCGGCCCCCTACACCCATAAGGAGCGCTTGCCCGCGCCGCTGGAGCAGGTGCTAAAGGAGAACTCGGCCCTGACCGCCGAGCGGGGCGGCGTCAAGGGCCACGGCAAGCTGCCCGGGGGCTCCGCGGACGGCAAGCCCAAAAACTTCACCTGCGAGGTGTGCGGCAAG GTGTTTAACGCTCACTATAACCTCACCCGCCACATGCCGGTCCACACCGGAGCCAGACCGTTCGTGTGCAAAGTCTGCGGCAAAGGCTTCCGCCAGGCCAGCACGCTCTGCAGACACAAAATTATCCACACCCAG GAAAAGCCGCATAAATGCAACCAGTGCGGCAAAGCCTTCAACCGCAGCTCCACGCTCAACACGCACATCCGCATCCACGCGGGCTACAAGCCCTTCGTCTGCGAATTTTGCGGCAAAGGCTTTCACCAAAAAG GGAACTACAAGAACCACAAGCTGACCCACAGCGGCGAGAAGCAGTACAAATGCACCATCTGCAACAAGGCCTTCCACCAGGTCTACAACCTGACCTTCCACATGCACACCCACAACGACAAGAAGCCTTTCACGTGCGCCACTTGCGGCAAAGGGTTTTGCAGAAACTTTGACTTAAAGAAACACGTGCGCAAACTCCACGACAGCGTGGGCCCCGCAGCTCCCTCCACAAAGGACCTGTCTCGGACAGTGCAGAGCTGA